One Aphelocoma coerulescens isolate FSJ_1873_10779 chromosome 5, UR_Acoe_1.0, whole genome shotgun sequence DNA segment encodes these proteins:
- the FLRT2 gene encoding leucine-rich repeat transmembrane protein FLRT2 produces the protein MGSWTKMWPTDWALLMKSWLIFSLGLYIQVSKTLACPKVCRCDRNFVYCNERSLTSVPLGIPEGVTVLYLHNNQINNAGFPAELHNVQSVHTVYLYGNQLDEFPMNLPKNVRVLHLQENNIQTISRAALAQLLKLEELHLDDNSISTVGVEDGAFQEAISLKLLFLSKNHLSSVPVGLPLDLQELRVDENRIAVISDLAFQNLTSLERLIVDGNLLTNKGIAEGTFSHLSKLKEFSIVRNSLTYPPPDLPGTHLLRLYLQDNQITHIPLTAFSNLHKLERLDISNNQLRMLAKGVFDNLHNLRQLTVRNNPWLCDCSIKWVTEWLKFIPASINVRGFMCQGPEQVRGMAVRELNMNMLSCPTTTPGLPLIITPVPATTMPTTLVPSSSFPPSSNKYNPLTPIIATLPTVPVREDRERVTPPLSEWIQLSIHFVNDTCIQVNWMSLFSVMAYKLTWVKMGHSLVGGIVHERIISGEKQQSSLVNLEPKSTYRICLVPLDTYNNYRTGEDTVCSEATTKASFLNGSNIPSSHEQTTSQNLGSPFLLAGLIGGAVIFVLVVLLSIFCWHMHKKGRYTSQKWKYNRGRRKDDYCEAGTKKDNSILEMTETSFQIVSLNNDQLLKGDFRLQPIYTPNGGINYTDCHIPNNMRYCNSNVSDLEHCHT, from the coding sequence ATGGGTTCGTGGACTAAAATGTGGCCCACAGATTGGGCTCTTCTCATGAAATCATGGCTTATCTTTTCCCTGGGGCTCTACATACAGGTCTCCAAAACTTTGGCCTGCCCAAAAGTGTGCCGCTGTGACCGAAACTTTGTCTACTGTAATGAGCGAAGCTTGACCTCAGTGCCTCTTGGGATACCAGAGGGTGTAACCGTCCTCTACCTCCACAATAACCAAATTAATAATGCTGGATTTCCTGCAGAGTTGCACAATGTCCAGTCTGTGCACACAGTCTACCTGTATGGCAACCAATTGGATGAATTCCCCATGAACCTGCCCAAGAATGTCAGGGTTCTCCACCTGCAGGAAAACAACATTCAGACCATTTCACGTGCTGCTCTTGCTCAGCTTTTGAAGCTGGAAGAACTGCACCTGGATGACAACTCCATCTCCACTGTTGGCGTTGAGGATGGGGCGTTCCAGGAAGCCATCAGCCTCAAGCTTCTGTTCTTGTCCAAGAATCACTTAAGCAGTGTGCCAGTAGGCCTTCCGCTGGACTTACAAGAACTTCGAGTAGATGAAAACCGAATTGCTGTCATTTCAGACCTGGCCTTCCAGAATCTTACAAGTCTGGAGCGCCTGATCGTGGATGGCAATCTCCTTACTAATAAAGGCATAGCTGAAGGCACCTTTAGCCACCTCTCCAAGCTCAAGGAATTCTCAATAGTTCGGAATTCACTGACTTACCCTCCTCCTGATCTTCCAGGTACACATCTGCTAAGACTTTATTTGCAGGACAACCAGATAACCCATATACCACTTACAGCCTTTTCAAACCTCCACAAACTGGAACGTCTTGATATTTCCAACAATCAACTTCGGATGTTGGCAAAGGGAGTATTTGATAATCTCCATAATCTGAGACAACTCACTGTAAGGAATAATCCTTGGTTATGTGACTGCAGCATTAAGTGGGTCACTGAATGGCTCAAATTTATTCCTGCTTCCATCAATGTACGGGGTTTTATGTGCCAGGGACCAGAGCAGGTCCGAGGTATGGCAGTCAGGGAGCTCAACATGAATATGTTGTCATGCCCCACCACCACCCCTGGTCTGCCACTAATCATTACCCCAGTCCCAGCTACAACCATGCCAACTACATTAGTTCCCAGCTCATCATTTCCCCCCTCAAGTAATAAATATAATCCTCTCACTCCCATCATAGCCACACTCCCCACTGTGCCTGTCAGAGAGGACAGAGAAAGGGTGACACCTCCTTTGTCTGAATGGATTCAGCTCTCCATCCATTTTGTCAATGACACTTGCATCCAAGTCAACTGGATGTCACTTTTTAGTGTGATGGCATATAAACTCACATGGGTTAAAATGGGCCATAGTCTGGTAGGAGGAATTGTTCATGAACGAATAATCAGTGGCGAGAAGCAGCAATCAAGCTTGGTAAATCTGGAGCCCAAATCCACTTATCGGATTTGTTTGGTTCCACTGGATACTTATAACAATTACCGAACTGGAGAAGACACTGTCTGTTCAGAAGCCACAACCAAGGCTTCCTTTTTGAATGGCAGCAACATCCCTTCCAGCCATGAGCAGACAACTTCTCAGAACCTAGGCTCCCCATTTCTGCTGGCAGGGTTGATTGGGGGTGCAGTGATATTTGTCCTTGTGGTCTTGCTCAGCATTTTTTGCTGGCATATGCACAAAAAAGGTCGTTACACCTCCCAGAAGTGGAAATACAACCGGGGCCGTCGGAAAGATGACTACTGTGAGGCAGGGACCAAGAAGGACAACTCCATCCTGGAGATGACGGAAACCAGCTTCCAGATTGTCTCCTTAAATAATGATCAGCTCCTTAAAGGAGATTTCAGACTGCAGCCCATTTATACCCCAAACGGGGGCATTaactacacagactgccacatcCCCAACAACATGCGATACTgcaacagcaatgtctcagaccTGGAGCACTGTCATACGTGA